A region from the Danaus plexippus chromosome 26, MEX_DaPlex, whole genome shotgun sequence genome encodes:
- the LOC116774263 gene encoding multidrug resistance protein homolog 49-like isoform X1 yields the protein MKRNESVKSVQRFSRQSRSEQRPALALSFRQNSLTISSLAQQAAFIAEKAYKEEESDPNRQTEAVSYFKLFRFAQRWEFVMLFAGIIFACLNGLFVPVGVIIYGEFTSLLIDRTVMNGTSTPTLTINWFGGGRILTNASPEENRRALIEDSQAFGIGCTVFSVLQFLCGVISVDLFNYAALRQIERVKERFLQSVLRQDITWYDLNTSMNFATKVSDDVEKYREGIGEKVPMLIYLVMSFVTAVLISLAYGWELTLVILSCAPVIIATTAVVAKVQSSLTTQELKAYSIAGVIAEEVLASIRTVVAFGGEEKEIERYQERLAPAKKTGVKKGIYSGIGSGVMWFIIYATYALSFWYGVGLILDSRHLPTPVYTPAVLMIVFFSILQGAQNVGLTAPHLEAIANARASAGAIFSVLDRKPAIDSLSTEGTTPVLDGDLELKDVYFRYPARKDVQVLDGLSLKINRNETVALVGASGSGKSTVLQLLQRMYDPDVGSVTASGHDLRDINVRHFRNHIAVVGQEPVLFAGSIKENIRMSNPTCTDEEIIMASKQAYCHSFIKHLPNGYDTMIGERGAQLSGGQKQRIAIARALVRKPKILILDEATSALDSQSEAKVQRALDAAAHGRTTIMVSHRLATVLNANRIVFIEKGEVLEEGTHEELLSLRGRYYQLVLENEPSIAPSSADTDTPGKPNNQTVTDTKFRRSKLTKMVSLDSMKSDSIDEDSASEDSVVIEEKEEREFEPTTWQILKLCKPEKYLMCIGIFAAFAVGSSFPCFAILFGETYGLLESKNEDYVRQGTNYIAIFFLMVGIYTGIGIFFQIFIFNLTGVRLTARLRVAAFRAMLRQEIGWFDDAVNGVGALCARLAADAAAVQGATGTRIGALMQASATILIGILVSMYYTWKMTLVSLVSVPMVIIAVVLEGRVLAEGIAAIREASNKATTIATEAITNIRTVCAFCGEEGTLSRYKDAGGAARVAARSSLRWRGAVFAFGQTAPVAGYALALWYGGVLVANGEVPYKDVIKVSEALIFGAWMMGQALAFAPNFGAAVLAAGRVMTLLARQPLVADTHAPSVPEAYVAEGKIQYKNIKFRYPTRREVQVLRGLSLSVSMGRRVALVGPSGCGKSTLIQLLQRLYDPDDGNVYLDDHSIVGDMRLSTLRRNLSIVSQEPVLFDRTIAENIAYGDNTRNVSIEDIVAAAKAANVHSFIAALPNGYETRIGARASQLSGGQKQRIAIARALVRDPRVLLLDEATSALDTHSERVVQEALDRASEGRTCLIIAHRLATIQNADVICVIDQGVVAEMGTHRELIALKKIYARLYELQCGFIEESEENLPEEPE from the exons ATGAAACGAAATGAGTCGGTGAAGAGCGTCCAAAGATTTTCGCGGCAAAGTCGCAGCGAGCAGCGACCGGCGCTAGCGCTTAGCTTTCGCCAGAATTCGCTTACAATCAGCTCGCTAGCTCAGCAAGCTGCTTTTATAGCTGAAAAAGCTTATAAGGAAGAAGA GTCGGATCCAAATCGCCAGACTGAAGCCGTTTCATATTTCAAGCTA TTCAGATTCGCTCAGCGATGGGAGTTCGTGATGTTGTTCGCTGGTATTATATTCGCGTGTCTCAACGGACTATTCGTTCCCGTGGGTGTGATCATCTACGGAGAGTTCACATCCCTCCTCATAGATCGCACCGTCATGAACGGGACCTCTACTCCTACGCTTACCATCAATTGGTTCGGCGGTGGTAGGATTCT CACAAACGCCAGTCCAGAAGAAAATCGTCGTGCTTTGATAGAAGACTCCCAAGCTTTTGGTATAGGATGCACCGTGTTCTCTGTGCTTCAGTTTCTGTGCGGTGTCATCAGCGTAGATCTATTTAATTATGCCGCCTTAAGACAA ATTGAGAGGGTTAAGGAAAGATTTTTACAATCTGTCCTCCGTCAAGACATAACTTGGTATGATCTTAACACGTCGATGAATTTTGCTACTAAAGTATCTGA TGACGTTGAAAAGTACCGCGAAGGTATCGGTGAGAAAGTACCTATGCTAATATACCTCGTGATGTCCTTTGTGACGGCTGTACTTATATCCCTGGCCTACGGCTGGGAATTGACCCTTGTGATATTGTCATGTGCTCCTGTTATCATTGCTACCACGGCTGTTGTTGCTAAG gttCAATCATCGCTCACTACACAAGAACTGAAAGCGTATAGCATAGCTGGAGTTATCGCGGAAGAAGTCTTGGCGTCTATCCGGACAGTGGTTGCGTTTGGAGGAGAGGAAAAAGAGATTGAGAG ATACCAGGAACGTTTAGCTCCGGCTAAGAAAACAGGAGTAAAGAAAGGAATATATTCTGGTATCGGCAGCGGCGTGATGTGGTTTATTATTTACGCTACATATGCACTCTCCTTCTGGTACGGGGTCGGTTTGATCCTAGACAGCCGGCATCTGCCCACTCCAGTTTATACACCAGCGGTTCTTATGATT GTATTCTTTAGTATCCTCCAAGGTGCACAAAACGTTGGTCTGACTGCACCCCATCTTGAAGCCATAGCAAATGCAAGAGCATCAGCGGGGGCGATATTCTCTGTTCTTGATAGAAAACCAGCCATAGACAGCCTTTCAACTGAAGGAACAACTCCTGTCCTAGACGGAGATTTAGAACTAAAAGATGTTTACTTCAGATATCCAGCTAGGAAAGACGTTCAG GTACTAGACGGTCTTAGTCTCAAAATAAATCGCAATGAGACTGTTGCGTTAGTGGGCGCGAGTGGTAGCGGTAAGTCGACGGTATTACAACTATTGCAAAGGATGTACGACCCGGATGTTGGCTCAGTTACCGCTTCTGGTCACGATCTACGTGATATTAACGTCAGGCACTTTAGGAACCATATCGCTGTCGTGGGACAAGAACCGGTCCTGTTTGCGGGaagtattaaagaaaatataag GATGAGTAATCCGACTTGTACCGACGAAGAGATTATAATGGCATCTAAACAAGCTTACTGTCACAGTTTCATTAAACACTTGCCAAAT GGCTACGACACAATGATCGGTGAGCGCGGTGCTCAATTATCTGGGGGTCAAAAACAACGAATAGCCATCGCTAGAGCTTTAGTTCGAAAGCccaaaatacttattttagaTGAGGCTACATCAGCGTTGGACTCTCAGAGCGAGGCCAAGGTACAGCGAGCTTTGGACGCAGCGGCTCATGGACGAACCACGATCATGGTCAGCCACAG attagCCACAGTATTAAATGCAAACCGAATCGTATTCATTGAGAAAGGCGAAGTTTTAGAAGAAGGAACTCATGAAGAACTTTTGAGTCTAAGAGGTCGCTACTACCAGCTGGTGCTGGAAAATGAACCCAGCATAGCACCGAGTTCAGCGGATACGGACACTCCTGGAAAAC CTAATAATCAAACTGTCACAGATACTAAATTTCGAAGATCGAAATTGACCAAAATGGTATCTCTCGATTCTATGAAGAGTGATTCAATAGACGAAGACTCGGCTTCAGAAGACAGCGTTGTAATAGAAGAGAAGGAAGAAAGAGAATTTGAACCGACCACGTGGCAAATTCTCAAATTATGTAAACCAGAAAAATATCTCATGTGTATTGGAATCTTTGCAGCCTTTGCCGTCGGATCATCTTTTCCGTGCTTCGCTATACTGTTTGGTGAGACCTATGGT CTCTTGGAAAGCAAGAATGAAGATTACGTTCGTCAAGGTACTAACTATATAGCAATCTTCTTTCTGATGGTAGGAATTTACACTGGGATTGGCATcttctttcaaatatttattttcaacttgaCCGGAGTCCGCCTCACTGCTCGGTTAAG AGTGGCAGCTTTCCGTGCGATGCTCCGTCAGGAGATTGGCTGGTTTGACGACGCGGTGAACGGCGTCGGCGCTCTGTGTGCCCGACTGGCGGCGGACGCGGCCGCCGTGCAGGGA GCAACAGGCACGAGAATAGGTGCTTTAATGCAAGCATCAGCTACGATCCTCATAGGCATTCTAGTGTCGATGTATTACACGTGGAAAATGACCCTCGTGTCCCTGGTGTCTGTGCCCATGGTCATTATAGCGGTGGTGCTTGAAGGACGGGTGCTGGCAGAAGGTATCGCGGCCATCAGAGAGGCCTCCAACAAAGCTACGACGATCGCCACCGAGGCCATCACTAACATAAGGACGGTGTGTGCTTTCT GCGGCGAGGAGGGGACGTTGTCGCGGTACAAAGACGCTGGGGGTGCAGCTCGAGTCGCAGCTCGCTCCAGCTTGAGGTGGCGGGGAGCTGTGTTCGCTTTCGGACAAACCGCGCCTGTAGCGGGCTACGCGCTCGCTCTGTGGTACGGCGGAGTGTTGGTGGCTAATGGAGAAGTTCCTTATAAAGATGTCATTAA GGTGTCTGAAGCTTTGATATTTGGAGCGTGGATGATGGGTCAAGCGCTGGCTTTCGCACCCAATTTCGGAGCTGCAGTACTGGCGGCGGGGCGAGTCATGACATTACTTGCAAGACAACCGCTCGTCGCTGATACTCACGCGCCCTCCGTTCCTGAAGCTTAC GTAGCTGAAGGTAAAATccaatacaaaaacataaaattccgATATCCGACTCGGCGTGAGGTCCAGGTTCTTCGCGGATTGTCCCTCTCAGTGTCCATGGGCCGCCGGGTAGCACTCGTGGGCCCCAGCGGTTGTGGGAAGTCCACGCTCATACAGCTACTGCAGAGACTATACGATCCCGACGACGGAAATGTG taCTTAGACGACCACAGCATAGTAGGCGACATGCGTCTCTCAACTCTCCGCCGTAACCTCAGTATAGTGTCGCAAGAGCCAGTGCTGTTCGACCGGACGATCGCCGAGAACATCGCCTATGGAGACAACACCAGAAACGTCTCAATTGAAGACATAGTCGCTGCCGCGAAAGCCGCTAACGTACATTCGTTTATTGCCGCTTTACCTAAT GGTTACGAGACACGGATCGGCGCTCGTGCGTCACAACTGTCCGGTGGCCAGAAGCAGCGTATTGCAATAGCGAGAGCACTCGTTCGTGACCCGCGCGTGTTACTTCTGGATGAGGCGACCTCCGCCCTCGACACACACAGCGAGAGG GTTGTCCAAGAAGCTTTGGACCGTGCAAGTGAAGGCAGAACATGCCTCATAATAGCCCATCGACTAGCCACGATACAAAACGCTGACGTCATTTGCGTCATAGACCAAGGAGTCGTCGCTGAAATGGGGACCCATAGAGAACTCATAGCATTGAAGAAGATCTACGCGCGACTGTACGAGTTGCAGTGCGGGTTCATAGAGGAAAGTGAAGAAAACTTGCCCGAAGAACCCGAGTAA
- the LOC116774263 gene encoding multidrug resistance protein homolog 49-like isoform X2, with the protein MKRNESVKSVQRFSRQSRSEQRPALALSFRQNSLTISSLAQQAAFIAEKAYKEEESDPNRQTEAVSYFKLFRFAQRWEFVMLFAGIIFACLNGLFVPVGVIIYGEFTSLLIDRTVMNGTSTPTLTINWFGGGRILTNASPEENRRALIEDSQAFGIGCTVFSVLQFLCGVISVDLFNYAALRQIERVKERFLQSVLRQDITWYDLNTSMNFATKVSDDVEKYREGIGEKVPMLIYLVMSFVTAVLISLAYGWELTLVILSCAPVIIATTAVVAKVQSSLTTQELKAYSIAGVIAEEVLASIRTVVAFGGEEKEIERYQERLAPAKKTGVKKGIYSGIGSGVMWFIIYATYALSFWYGVGLILDSRHLPTPVYTPAVLMIVFFSILQGAQNVGLTAPHLEAIANARASAGAIFSVLDRKPAIDSLSTEGTTPVLDGDLELKDVYFRYPARKDVQVLDGLSLKINRNETVALVGASGSGKSTVLQLLQRMYDPDVGSVTASGHDLRDINVRHFRNHIAVVGQEPVLFAGSIKENIRMSNPTCTDEEIIMASKQAYCHSFIKHLPNGYDTMIGERGAQLSGGQKQRIAIARALVRKPKILILDEATSALDSQSEAKVQRALDAAAHGRTTIMVSHRLATVLNANRIVFIEKGEVLEEGTHEELLSLRGRYYQLVLENEPSIAPSSADTDTPGKHTKFRRSKLTKMVSLDSMKSDSIDEDSASEDSVVIEEKEEREFEPTTWQILKLCKPEKYLMCIGIFAAFAVGSSFPCFAILFGETYGLLESKNEDYVRQGTNYIAIFFLMVGIYTGIGIFFQIFIFNLTGVRLTARLRVAAFRAMLRQEIGWFDDAVNGVGALCARLAADAAAVQGATGTRIGALMQASATILIGILVSMYYTWKMTLVSLVSVPMVIIAVVLEGRVLAEGIAAIREASNKATTIATEAITNIRTVCAFCGEEGTLSRYKDAGGAARVAARSSLRWRGAVFAFGQTAPVAGYALALWYGGVLVANGEVPYKDVIKVSEALIFGAWMMGQALAFAPNFGAAVLAAGRVMTLLARQPLVADTHAPSVPEAYVAEGKIQYKNIKFRYPTRREVQVLRGLSLSVSMGRRVALVGPSGCGKSTLIQLLQRLYDPDDGNVYLDDHSIVGDMRLSTLRRNLSIVSQEPVLFDRTIAENIAYGDNTRNVSIEDIVAAAKAANVHSFIAALPNGYETRIGARASQLSGGQKQRIAIARALVRDPRVLLLDEATSALDTHSERVVQEALDRASEGRTCLIIAHRLATIQNADVICVIDQGVVAEMGTHRELIALKKIYARLYELQCGFIEESEENLPEEPE; encoded by the exons ATGAAACGAAATGAGTCGGTGAAGAGCGTCCAAAGATTTTCGCGGCAAAGTCGCAGCGAGCAGCGACCGGCGCTAGCGCTTAGCTTTCGCCAGAATTCGCTTACAATCAGCTCGCTAGCTCAGCAAGCTGCTTTTATAGCTGAAAAAGCTTATAAGGAAGAAGA GTCGGATCCAAATCGCCAGACTGAAGCCGTTTCATATTTCAAGCTA TTCAGATTCGCTCAGCGATGGGAGTTCGTGATGTTGTTCGCTGGTATTATATTCGCGTGTCTCAACGGACTATTCGTTCCCGTGGGTGTGATCATCTACGGAGAGTTCACATCCCTCCTCATAGATCGCACCGTCATGAACGGGACCTCTACTCCTACGCTTACCATCAATTGGTTCGGCGGTGGTAGGATTCT CACAAACGCCAGTCCAGAAGAAAATCGTCGTGCTTTGATAGAAGACTCCCAAGCTTTTGGTATAGGATGCACCGTGTTCTCTGTGCTTCAGTTTCTGTGCGGTGTCATCAGCGTAGATCTATTTAATTATGCCGCCTTAAGACAA ATTGAGAGGGTTAAGGAAAGATTTTTACAATCTGTCCTCCGTCAAGACATAACTTGGTATGATCTTAACACGTCGATGAATTTTGCTACTAAAGTATCTGA TGACGTTGAAAAGTACCGCGAAGGTATCGGTGAGAAAGTACCTATGCTAATATACCTCGTGATGTCCTTTGTGACGGCTGTACTTATATCCCTGGCCTACGGCTGGGAATTGACCCTTGTGATATTGTCATGTGCTCCTGTTATCATTGCTACCACGGCTGTTGTTGCTAAG gttCAATCATCGCTCACTACACAAGAACTGAAAGCGTATAGCATAGCTGGAGTTATCGCGGAAGAAGTCTTGGCGTCTATCCGGACAGTGGTTGCGTTTGGAGGAGAGGAAAAAGAGATTGAGAG ATACCAGGAACGTTTAGCTCCGGCTAAGAAAACAGGAGTAAAGAAAGGAATATATTCTGGTATCGGCAGCGGCGTGATGTGGTTTATTATTTACGCTACATATGCACTCTCCTTCTGGTACGGGGTCGGTTTGATCCTAGACAGCCGGCATCTGCCCACTCCAGTTTATACACCAGCGGTTCTTATGATT GTATTCTTTAGTATCCTCCAAGGTGCACAAAACGTTGGTCTGACTGCACCCCATCTTGAAGCCATAGCAAATGCAAGAGCATCAGCGGGGGCGATATTCTCTGTTCTTGATAGAAAACCAGCCATAGACAGCCTTTCAACTGAAGGAACAACTCCTGTCCTAGACGGAGATTTAGAACTAAAAGATGTTTACTTCAGATATCCAGCTAGGAAAGACGTTCAG GTACTAGACGGTCTTAGTCTCAAAATAAATCGCAATGAGACTGTTGCGTTAGTGGGCGCGAGTGGTAGCGGTAAGTCGACGGTATTACAACTATTGCAAAGGATGTACGACCCGGATGTTGGCTCAGTTACCGCTTCTGGTCACGATCTACGTGATATTAACGTCAGGCACTTTAGGAACCATATCGCTGTCGTGGGACAAGAACCGGTCCTGTTTGCGGGaagtattaaagaaaatataag GATGAGTAATCCGACTTGTACCGACGAAGAGATTATAATGGCATCTAAACAAGCTTACTGTCACAGTTTCATTAAACACTTGCCAAAT GGCTACGACACAATGATCGGTGAGCGCGGTGCTCAATTATCTGGGGGTCAAAAACAACGAATAGCCATCGCTAGAGCTTTAGTTCGAAAGCccaaaatacttattttagaTGAGGCTACATCAGCGTTGGACTCTCAGAGCGAGGCCAAGGTACAGCGAGCTTTGGACGCAGCGGCTCATGGACGAACCACGATCATGGTCAGCCACAG attagCCACAGTATTAAATGCAAACCGAATCGTATTCATTGAGAAAGGCGAAGTTTTAGAAGAAGGAACTCATGAAGAACTTTTGAGTCTAAGAGGTCGCTACTACCAGCTGGTGCTGGAAAATGAACCCAGCATAGCACCGAGTTCAGCGGATACGGACACTCCTGGAAAAC ATACTAAATTTCGAAGATCGAAATTGACCAAAATGGTATCTCTCGATTCTATGAAGAGTGATTCAATAGACGAAGACTCGGCTTCAGAAGACAGCGTTGTAATAGAAGAGAAGGAAGAAAGAGAATTTGAACCGACCACGTGGCAAATTCTCAAATTATGTAAACCAGAAAAATATCTCATGTGTATTGGAATCTTTGCAGCCTTTGCCGTCGGATCATCTTTTCCGTGCTTCGCTATACTGTTTGGTGAGACCTATGGT CTCTTGGAAAGCAAGAATGAAGATTACGTTCGTCAAGGTACTAACTATATAGCAATCTTCTTTCTGATGGTAGGAATTTACACTGGGATTGGCATcttctttcaaatatttattttcaacttgaCCGGAGTCCGCCTCACTGCTCGGTTAAG AGTGGCAGCTTTCCGTGCGATGCTCCGTCAGGAGATTGGCTGGTTTGACGACGCGGTGAACGGCGTCGGCGCTCTGTGTGCCCGACTGGCGGCGGACGCGGCCGCCGTGCAGGGA GCAACAGGCACGAGAATAGGTGCTTTAATGCAAGCATCAGCTACGATCCTCATAGGCATTCTAGTGTCGATGTATTACACGTGGAAAATGACCCTCGTGTCCCTGGTGTCTGTGCCCATGGTCATTATAGCGGTGGTGCTTGAAGGACGGGTGCTGGCAGAAGGTATCGCGGCCATCAGAGAGGCCTCCAACAAAGCTACGACGATCGCCACCGAGGCCATCACTAACATAAGGACGGTGTGTGCTTTCT GCGGCGAGGAGGGGACGTTGTCGCGGTACAAAGACGCTGGGGGTGCAGCTCGAGTCGCAGCTCGCTCCAGCTTGAGGTGGCGGGGAGCTGTGTTCGCTTTCGGACAAACCGCGCCTGTAGCGGGCTACGCGCTCGCTCTGTGGTACGGCGGAGTGTTGGTGGCTAATGGAGAAGTTCCTTATAAAGATGTCATTAA GGTGTCTGAAGCTTTGATATTTGGAGCGTGGATGATGGGTCAAGCGCTGGCTTTCGCACCCAATTTCGGAGCTGCAGTACTGGCGGCGGGGCGAGTCATGACATTACTTGCAAGACAACCGCTCGTCGCTGATACTCACGCGCCCTCCGTTCCTGAAGCTTAC GTAGCTGAAGGTAAAATccaatacaaaaacataaaattccgATATCCGACTCGGCGTGAGGTCCAGGTTCTTCGCGGATTGTCCCTCTCAGTGTCCATGGGCCGCCGGGTAGCACTCGTGGGCCCCAGCGGTTGTGGGAAGTCCACGCTCATACAGCTACTGCAGAGACTATACGATCCCGACGACGGAAATGTG taCTTAGACGACCACAGCATAGTAGGCGACATGCGTCTCTCAACTCTCCGCCGTAACCTCAGTATAGTGTCGCAAGAGCCAGTGCTGTTCGACCGGACGATCGCCGAGAACATCGCCTATGGAGACAACACCAGAAACGTCTCAATTGAAGACATAGTCGCTGCCGCGAAAGCCGCTAACGTACATTCGTTTATTGCCGCTTTACCTAAT GGTTACGAGACACGGATCGGCGCTCGTGCGTCACAACTGTCCGGTGGCCAGAAGCAGCGTATTGCAATAGCGAGAGCACTCGTTCGTGACCCGCGCGTGTTACTTCTGGATGAGGCGACCTCCGCCCTCGACACACACAGCGAGAGG GTTGTCCAAGAAGCTTTGGACCGTGCAAGTGAAGGCAGAACATGCCTCATAATAGCCCATCGACTAGCCACGATACAAAACGCTGACGTCATTTGCGTCATAGACCAAGGAGTCGTCGCTGAAATGGGGACCCATAGAGAACTCATAGCATTGAAGAAGATCTACGCGCGACTGTACGAGTTGCAGTGCGGGTTCATAGAGGAAAGTGAAGAAAACTTGCCCGAAGAACCCGAGTAA
- the LOC116774378 gene encoding NEDD4 family-interacting protein 1, with amino-acid sequence MSQARVDNLCNSAHLRVMLSSTENNMPPPFMDINNMHDIPPPEVDFSAPPPYEVAANSKLPTYEEVEREKQMEEQGPQLPPPNHATLAAYVTVEATEGVSEQLDPENGLLGTDIMFLTSFFVAFLFNWIGFLLLMCFCHTVASRYGALAGFGLSLAKWTLIVKHSTELASHENSWLWWLIMAFGIVICVRAVVQYLHIKRGWRLLSGTAQERLLFFY; translated from the exons ATG AGCCAGGCTCGAGTTGACAATTTATGCAACTCGGCACACCTTCGAGTGATGTTGTCGTCAACGGAAAACAATATGCCTCCACCGTTCATGGATATAA ATAACATGCATGACATACCTCCACCGGAGGTGGATTTCTCGGCTCCACCTCCGTATGAAGTTGCTGCAAATTCGAAACTGCCGACTTACGAGGAAGTTGAGAGGGAGAAACAAATGGAAGAACAAGGACCACAA CTACCCCCTCCTAACCACGCGACTTTGGCAGCCTACGTGACAGTGGAGGCCACTGAAGGTGTCTCTGAACAGTTGGATCCAGAAAATGGATTACTTGGAACAGACATCATGTTCCTGACTTCGTTCTTTG tGGCATTCCTCTTCAATTGGATCGGTTTTTTGTTGCTGATGTGTTTCTGCCACACTGTAGCCAGTCGTTATGGCGCGTTGGCTGGTTTCGGTCTTTCCCTCGCCAAGTGGACCCTAATCGTCAAACACTCCACCGAGCTGGCCTCTCACGAGAACTCGTGGCTCTGGTGGCTTATAATGGCTTTTG GCATCGTGATCTGTGTACGCGCGGTCGTACAATACCTTCACATCAAGCGCGGCTGGCGACTGCTCTCTGGGACGGCACAGGAGAGACTGCTGTTCTTCTATTGA